The Candidatus Izemoplasma sp. genome has a window encoding:
- the mtaB gene encoding tRNA (N(6)-L-threonylcarbamoyladenosine(37)-C(2))-methylthiotransferase MtaB, protein MTVAFYTLGCKVNSYETMSVKEQFEQQGYTIVEHSEKADVYVINTCTVTNNADAKSRKMIRRMIRKNPEAVVAVMGCYAQIDPETIETIDGVDIIIGTTHRDQLLSHVERFLKQREQFKTITDVSKYRVFDDLNVTHFLDQTRAFIKIQDGCNNFCSYCIIPYARGRVRSRSPEDVIDEAKRLVDNGYKEIVLTGIHTGGYGQDLDTSSFYDLLVRLSRIYGLKRIRISSIEINELTDDIIKLMADNDTFARHLHIPLQSGAHNILKSMRRKYTKEAYLKRINEIRTMLPDIAITTDIIAGYPGETDADFEEMMRFVKEVGFSEMHVFSYSKRNGTPAAKIKEQINGIIKSARVNELMRLSDEMHHAYIKDVNDDVHSVLFESSDEHFTYGHASNYLYIKVNKNLNLHNQLKEVVIIKNTLNGIYGKIIS, encoded by the coding sequence ATGACTGTTGCGTTTTATACATTGGGGTGTAAAGTGAACAGTTATGAAACAATGAGTGTCAAAGAACAATTTGAGCAACAAGGTTACACCATTGTCGAACACTCAGAGAAAGCAGATGTTTATGTAATTAACACCTGTACAGTCACAAATAATGCGGATGCGAAAAGCCGTAAAATGATCCGAAGAATGATCCGTAAAAACCCTGAAGCTGTCGTCGCAGTAATGGGGTGTTACGCACAAATTGACCCTGAAACGATTGAAACGATTGATGGGGTTGATATCATTATTGGAACGACTCATCGTGATCAATTACTCAGTCATGTAGAACGATTCTTAAAACAACGAGAACAGTTTAAAACTATTACTGATGTCTCTAAATATCGCGTTTTTGATGATTTAAATGTTACGCACTTTTTAGATCAAACACGTGCCTTTATTAAAATACAAGATGGTTGTAATAACTTTTGTAGTTATTGTATTATTCCATACGCTAGAGGTCGCGTACGAAGCCGTTCACCTGAAGATGTCATAGATGAAGCCAAACGTTTAGTCGATAATGGATATAAAGAAATTGTGTTAACTGGGATTCATACTGGTGGCTATGGACAAGATTTAGATACCTCATCTTTTTACGATTTACTTGTCCGGTTAAGCAGGATATATGGGTTAAAACGGATCCGTATTTCATCGATTGAAATTAATGAATTGACTGATGATATTATTAAACTGATGGCTGACAATGATACCTTTGCTAGACACCTACATATCCCTTTACAAAGTGGCGCACATAATATCTTAAAATCTATGCGTCGCAAGTATACTAAAGAAGCATACTTAAAACGGATAAATGAAATCAGAACGATGTTGCCTGATATCGCGATTACCACAGATATTATCGCCGGATATCCAGGAGAAACTGATGCTGATTTTGAAGAAATGATGAGGTTTGTTAAGGAAGTTGGCTTCTCAGAAATGCATGTCTTTTCCTATTCTAAACGCAATGGAACACCAGCTGCTAAAATAAAAGAACAGATTAATGGCATCATTAAATCTGCTCGTGTCAATGAACTAATGCGGCTCAGTGATGAGATGCATCACGCGTATATTAAAGACGTAAATGATGACGTACATAGCGTCTTATTTGAATCATCTGATGAACATTTTACCTATGGTCATGCAAGTAACTATTTATACATTAAAGTCAACAAAAATCTAAACTTACATAATCAATTAAAAGAAGTTGTTATTATAAAAAATACGCTCAATGGTATTTATGGCAAAATAATAAGTTAG
- a CDS encoding 16S rRNA (uracil(1498)-N(3))-methyltransferase: MQQYFIDSMNRKMNTGTITGSDVHHIKHVMRLDVKDKIIVCHEGVCYDSTITDMNDDTVHVSIGKKRLNTELGVTVDIAQALIKKDNFELMLQKTSELGANSIIPLNTAHSIVKLSDKKLPNKLSRWNKITKEACEQSKRSHITEVTPPTTIEDIDLHNYNYVFVLYAKEDNTMFTYDPLKVTGNILVMVGPEGGFTQEEITYLNQFDNTEVISLGKRILRSETAPLFVLSVIGYFDALGDQS, encoded by the coding sequence ATGCAACAATATTTTATAGACTCAATGAATCGTAAAATGAATACAGGAACAATCACAGGAAGTGATGTCCATCATATAAAACATGTTATGCGCCTGGATGTGAAAGACAAAATTATCGTTTGTCATGAAGGGGTTTGTTATGACAGCACCATTACAGATATGAACGATGATACTGTTCATGTTTCAATAGGCAAAAAACGTCTCAATACTGAACTTGGCGTAACTGTTGATATTGCACAAGCTTTGATTAAAAAAGATAACTTTGAATTAATGTTACAAAAAACTTCTGAACTAGGAGCAAACTCCATTATTCCCTTGAACACTGCACATTCTATAGTCAAATTATCTGATAAAAAGCTTCCAAATAAGTTATCAAGATGGAATAAAATTACAAAAGAAGCATGTGAACAATCAAAGCGTAGTCATATCACAGAAGTCACACCACCAACAACAATAGAAGATATAGACTTACATAACTATAATTACGTCTTTGTGTTATATGCGAAAGAAGATAATACCATGTTTACCTATGATCCGTTAAAAGTAACGGGTAATATTTTAGTTATGGTCGGGCCTGAGGGTGGTTTTACTCAAGAAGAGATCACTTATTTAAATCAATTTGATAATACTGAAGTCATCTCCCTTGGAAAGCGGATATTGCGCAGTGAAACAGCGCCTTTATTCGTCTTAAGCGTGATTGGATATTTTGATGCGTTAGGTGATCAATCATGA
- the dnaJ gene encoding molecular chaperone DnaJ: MSEKRDYYDVLGISKDADDAAIKKAYRQLAKKYHPDVSTEQDAEQKFKEVQEAYEVLSDSQKRAQYDQFGHQANNGQGFNTSGFGGFDFDINDIFSSFFGGGAGGGRQGSGPRRRKGQDIQRRMRVSFEEAVFGAKKKIRVTAHKECPTCHGSGAHSKKDIKTCSKCHGQGTVVVEQQSLFGRTRTQTACPVCGGTGKEITKKCNTCNGEGVVSKNKEIEVSIPAGIDSGQQIRLEGYGHKGHNGGPAGDLYILFEVKNHEIFERHGDDVVVHMPITITQATLGDSIKVPTPHGNVKLKVPAGTQNNTRFRLRGKGVPNVRTKQKGDEHVIIEVVIPTKLSRQQTKLFEELDKTDLTENESFFDKIKNFIKK; encoded by the coding sequence ATGAGCGAAAAACGAGATTACTATGATGTGCTCGGGATTAGTAAAGATGCAGATGATGCAGCAATTAAAAAGGCGTATCGCCAACTAGCTAAAAAATACCATCCTGATGTATCCACCGAGCAAGACGCAGAACAAAAGTTTAAAGAAGTCCAAGAAGCTTATGAAGTATTAAGTGATTCACAAAAACGCGCTCAATATGACCAATTTGGTCATCAGGCTAATAACGGCCAAGGGTTTAACACCTCTGGGTTTGGCGGATTCGACTTTGATATCAATGATATCTTTTCAAGTTTCTTTGGTGGAGGCGCTGGTGGTGGTCGTCAAGGTAGTGGACCACGTCGTCGAAAAGGACAAGATATTCAACGACGTATGCGTGTATCATTTGAAGAAGCCGTATTTGGAGCTAAAAAGAAAATTCGTGTGACAGCGCATAAAGAATGTCCAACCTGTCATGGATCAGGTGCACATTCGAAAAAAGATATTAAAACCTGTTCAAAATGTCATGGACAAGGAACGGTTGTCGTTGAACAACAATCGTTATTTGGACGCACTCGAACCCAAACAGCCTGCCCAGTATGTGGTGGGACTGGAAAAGAAATTACAAAGAAATGTAATACCTGTAATGGTGAAGGTGTTGTATCGAAAAATAAAGAGATTGAAGTATCAATACCTGCCGGAATTGATAGTGGCCAACAAATTCGCTTAGAAGGATATGGTCATAAAGGTCATAACGGTGGCCCAGCAGGCGACTTATATATCTTGTTTGAGGTAAAAAATCACGAAATCTTTGAACGTCATGGCGATGATGTTGTTGTGCACATGCCAATAACTATTACACAAGCAACTTTAGGTGATAGTATCAAAGTGCCAACACCTCATGGTAATGTTAAACTCAAAGTCCCTGCAGGAACACAAAATAATACCCGGTTCCGGTTAAGAGGTAAAGGTGTGCCGAACGTTAGAACAAAACAAAAAGGTGATGAACATGTCATTATTGAAGTTGTGATTCCGACCAAACTAAGCCGCCAACAAACCAAATTGTTTGAAGAATTAGATAAAACAGACTTAACAGAAAATGAAAGTTTCTTCGATAAAATTAAAAATTTCATAAAAAAGTAG